The genomic DNA TGATTCCGGGCAAAATAGTAGCAGGAAGTTGGTAGCACAAAGATTTTCCACCACCAGTAGGCATTAGAACTAGACAATCTTGTTTTGCGAGAACTGTATCTATAATTTCTTTTTGAGTAGAGCGAAATTTGCTAAATCCAAAATTGTGTTTCAGTGATTTTTGTATTTCTTTTTTATTCATAGAATTTATTGTATCAAAGAATATCAAAAAGACATATTTTTTATATCAAAAAACTCCTAAAGTTTAATAGGAGTTTTTATAATTGTTATATTTTTTGGAATTTTACACTGAATATTGGTTCGTAGTCGTTGCCATATTCATCTTTTAGTTCTATTGGTTTTCCTTTCATCAGAGTTGTAAGTGCAATATCGCTTAACATTTGCTTATCATTCATTAAGTCTTCTTTTAGATTGTCTAACTGACCGAATTCTGAACTGAAGTCGGCTTTTATTTGATTTTCTATGCTTTTCTTTTTTTCTTTCAAAACACTTAGTTTATCTGCAATTTCTTTGTATTGTGAAGAGGCTTCCAAGGCATCTCTATATGCAGATTTTATGTCTTTTTGTTTTCTCTGTGTTTCTTTTATTCGTTCAAAGATTTCGCGTATGTCTTTCATAGTTTAGTCTAAAAAATTATAGAAATATTATAACATATTTTTATAATTTTGTATTTTTATTTTGTTTGGTGTTAGTGTTGTGCTAATATAATTACTCACTCAAAAGGAGGGTAAAATGGCTGTTCGTTTAGAATTGAATCCAAAAGCAGTTGGTTTTTTTGGAGACAGAGCTGTGCGCAATGAGGACGCAAGAAGAAGAGTGCCAAAAAGAAAATATGATGATTATTTTTGGGATGAACATGTGGGACCTTTTGAAATAGATGAAGTAGAACTTAGCGAGAGTAAAGGGATTCGTAGATTAGGATTGAAAACTCAAGTTGTGACAGCTCCTGGGAATCCACATGTGCGGACTCGGCTTACCCCACTTTAGAAGTTAGGTATTTTGTGGTTAAACCTGCTAGAATTTTAGGGCTGAACCACGAATTATGTTCTGCTTCTGCTATTGGTCATGATATTGGGCATACACCATTTGGTCATGCTGGAGAAAGTTTTTTGGCAGAAGTGACAGGTAAAAAATTTAGGCATAATATTTTTAGCGTTGTGATTGCCCAATTTATTGAAAGAACTGGGAGTGGTTTAGGGCTCACACACCAAACTTTGTCTGGGATGAAGAATCATTCTAGAGGTGGTGGAGATGTTGTTTCAGATTTAAAAGCATCATTAGAAGATAATTTGTTGATGTTGGGGGATAAAATAGCTTACACATGGTCGGATATAAATGATATATTTTTTAGGTTAAAACTTTTGGATATTGCTGATTTTCCAGAATTGCAAATACTTATGAATTGGTTTGGAAATAACCAAAGAGAAAGGATGAAAACCTGTATTATTGGTTTGTGCAACGAATCCGTAGAAAAAAATACGATTTCCTTTATCGATAGTGATGCTGGAGCTAAATTTAATCGTATAAAAAAACTATGTATGAAAAAAATATGGTAAATCTAATTTTAAAGGTGTAAGGGATAATTTAGCAAAAGTTTATGACTTTTTACTTGGCAATCCTCTTTTAGGTACGGTTGATCCCGCGATAGCTTTGGCTCTTATGACAGATAATGATGTGTTTGCTTTGTGTAAAAAGAAATATTTAAAAGAACAACATGATTTACTGCGGTCTTCTGTTTGGGAAATTATTCCCAAATTGCAAGGCAGGGAAATTGATTTTATGGATCCAGGTTTAGATTGGTAGTTTTATATTTTAAACCGACTTTTAATAAGTCGGTTTTTTTATTTGACAGAAGTTTTTTTAAAATATAGAATTCATCACAGTACCTTACAACTTATAGGAGAAAAAAATGGAAACAGACTATAAACATGCTTTCTGTTTTGTTTTAGACCTTTTAAATAGAGGGTTATTTACGACAGAAGAAACTTCAAAAGTTCTTGAAAAAATATTAAATAAAGAAACTAGGAAAAATTGCATTGCGGAGTGTCTTAGGTGTAAAAGATTTGAGAATGATTTTGATTTTGTATTTTCGGATATACAAAATCATTTTACTTATTGGCCTGTATATTTCAAGAGATTTCTCGAAGAAGTTTCTGAATTACCAGAATTAACTTTTACGAGTAGGCTTGTACATGCGAGATTGGCTTATTTTTTGGAAAGATGTTATTTGGAGCACACAGATAGGGGTTTTAATTTTTCTGGATTTAATATGAAAGTTGGAGATGTTTTGGAGAAAGTTAGTTTACCAGGTTTTTTGAGAGAATCTAATTTGATTTTAATAGGAAAAAGACAGCCAAGTTTCAGTGAAAGTGTTCGAGCAACCCTACTTAGATACAAAAAAATGGAAGAGTTTGGTAGAATTTTTGTTGGTGACCAAAATGTGCAAGCAATAATTTTGGGAGGATCTTTGGGGTATGGCCCATTTTTAAATGTTCGGTCTGCAGTAGGAAATTCAAGTAGTTCAGATTTGGATGTTATTGTTATTGTAAAAGATTTTAATGATATTATTAAAAATAGAAAATTTTACAAAACAGCTCTGTTTTACAAAAAAGCTAAACATCAGTTTAAAAGAAGATTGGGTGTATTTCAGGAATTATATAAAAAAATGGATGCTGTTGTTTTTAGTCAAAAGTTTGATATTGTGGATACAGATTTTTATATAAGTATTCATTTTATAACAATCGATACACTAAAATCAATTATCGGCAAACCGTTTGAAGCTCAATTACTAAGAAGTGAAGATATTAGTCTTTATGTTTCAGACTATAAAGCTAAAAATAAAATATTTTTTGGTGATAGATTTGGGTTTAGTAAAATAATAAAAAGTAAACCTATTTTAAAATTAGAAAATCAAAAAATAAAAAGCGGTTTTATAACTTTTGTCGAGGGGTATTCCATAATAAATGGAAGGTTTTATCCTGGAATATATCATAATATAATTTCACCAAAATTTTCTGTTTGGCATGATAAAGATAACGATACTACTAATTTGGTAAGAAGATTTAAACGGGTTTTTGTAGAGAGGTATAAAATGGAACGAGTTCAATTTAGAGATTGCTCTCATATATTTAATTCACACTTGAGATATCCAATTTTTTCTCCTATTTTGATGGCGCAAAACCGATAGTTTGTTCAAATTTATGGACGGCCGCAGACATACTACGCACATCGTGTAAAGCATTGTGTGTGTGACCGTCCATTTTTAATCCTACGGCTTTATAAAGTGTTCCGCTAGAATATTTATCTGGATCAACTCCCCAAAAGGGGAGTTTTTGTTTTACTTTTATAAAAGGTCTATTTTTATAAAGAAAAGATATGTTGTGGTAATTGCAATTTTGCAAAAATACTCCAAAATCAGCATTGAAAGTCCAAATAGTATTATCTCCACAAAAATTATAAAATTTTTCTAAAGCTTCTTTAAAATTTATCCCTTTTTTATCCATTTGTTTTTGTGTTATTCCTGTTAGTTCTGTTGAAAATTCTGGTAGAATTTTTGTAAAAGGAGGTTTTACTAATATATCAAAAAAACCTAACTCTTCGTTTGTTTTTGAATTTACCAAAATAGCTGCTATTTGTGTTACTTGTCTTTGTTCTTTTTCTGTGGGTCTTCCACTTTCTCGAGTCATTCCGGGATAGACATATTCCAAATCTACGAATATTCTTTTTTTATCGGATTTCATATTTTTACTAAATTTTATTATAAATATTTAGTATAACATAATTTTTAACTTGACAATCTTACTTTTTAAAGCTAATCTTTCTATATGGTCTTTTCAAAAAGGAGGTATGAAGTGTACAATGTATCTGGTGTATTTTTAAGATGTGAAGGCTTTGATAGCAGTAGTAAAGTTCTATGTCTGGTTCTTTATTTTGAAGATAAAAATGATATTAAATTATTTTTTATTTATTCTTCTTTACAGGGAAATTCTGTTTTAAATTCTTTTAGTGATTCTGAACTTTCTATCTTTGACAAAACAGTTTTAAAGAAGAGGTTGTGTTCACTACCAAATAGTGATTCTATAAATATCCTGGGAATCTTAAGTGGTGCAAGTGCAAAAACGACAATGACATTAATTTGGAGATTAGCAGGTGATTATCCTAATAAAACAGAAAAGCCAGTATTAAATTAAAACTAAAAGCTCTAATCAATTTAGAGCTTTTTTTTGATTTTTAATTTATTTTTTGGTAAGATTGTTTCAGGTGTTCTTTTCAATAGGAGGAAAGATGAGCGAAGAAGAAAGCATCTACATTAATATTAGAGAATTTCCTTTTTCGTATGAGCAAGAAAAAGATCAGCGTAATGGTTTTGTTGTTTTTGTAGGTTTTGATAATAAGTATTATTTTTTTTATTTATTTTCTAAACAAGATTTTGATTTTTGTTGTGAATTTATTTCTTGTAAATATAAAAACAAAGAACAATTTAGTGAAGCACTCCGTAATTATTTTAATTCTAAGATAACACTTGAACTACCAGAAAGTTCAGATTTTGAAATGCAAATGCTGGAAGACGCAGCAGCAGTTATTGCGTGGGGTTTTATTGTAAAAGATGAAGATACTGAAAATAATTGTGAAAAATGTCCCTTGTTTGCAGATCTTAAAGGACTGCAACCAAATTAGACCCATAAACCTCTTTAATTAGAGGTTTTTTATTTTAGACTTGATTTTTTTATATTTTTTTGTTATTATTACTTGAAATAAATATTTTTATGAAAAAAAGAGAAATAGAAATAATGTCACCAGCGGGCTCTTTTGAGAGTTTGTATTCGGCAATAAAAGCAGGCGCAAATTCTGTTTATTTTGGAATAGACAAACTAAATATGCGTGCTCGCGCAGCGGTAAATTTTACAATAGAAGATTTAGAAAAAATAGTAAAAATTTGTAATGAAAACAGTGTAAAAACTTATTTAACAGTAAATATAGTTTTGTATAATCATGATTTAAAACAAATGAAAAAGGTTTGTGATTCTGCAAAAAAAGCTGGAATTACAGCAATAATCGCAGCAGATATCTCAGCTATTCAATACGCAAATTCTATTGATTTGCAGGTTCACATTTCTACACAGGCAAATGTTTCAAATATAGAAGCTGTAAAGTTTTACTCAAAATTTTCAGATGTTGTTGTTTTGGCACGCGAATTGACTTTTGGACAAATTAAAGATATTTGCGAAACTATAAAAAATGAAAATATTTTAGGTAAAAGTGGAGAATTACTAAGAATTGAGATTTTTGTACACGGAGCACTTTGTGTTGCAATTTCAGGAAAATGCTATATGAGTCTGGCAACACACAATTCTTCTGCAAATAGGGGTGCGTGTCTACAAAATTGTCGCAGAACCTATAGAGTAATAGAAGAAGACACTGGAAATGAATTGGTAATAGACAATAAATTTGTGATGTCGCCCAAAGATTTGTGTACAGTTGGGTATATCGATAAGATTTTGGAGGCAGGTGTCTGTGTGCTAAAAATAGAGGGAAGAGGAAGGTCTGCAGATTATGTTTACACAACTACAAAAGTTTACAGAGAGGCATCAGATAGTTATCTGGAAGGAGACTTTACAAAAGAAAAAATTATAAAATGGATAGATGAATTGAAAAAAGTATTCAATCGTGGTTTTTGGTATGGTGGGTATTATCTTGGAAAAAAACAAGAAGAATGGAGCGCTTCATATGGTTCACAGTCTACAAAAGAAAGATTATTTGTTGGAAGAGTAGTTCACTATTATCCAAAAGTTGGAATTGCAGAAATTAAACTGGAGACAAAAGATGTACTAGAAGGTGAAGAGGTCTGTATTACGGGTCCAACAACGGGAATTCTTAAAGAAAAAGTAGCGGGGCTGAGGGTTGAAGGAGAAAAATTTAATAAATCTAAAAAAGGTGATATAATTACTTTCAAGGTTTCAGAAAGAGTAAGAAAAAATGATAAGTTATTTGTAATAAGAGATAGAAAATATGTCCAAAATTATACAAAATAAAGAAAATTGTATTGGCTGTAATTCTTGTATTGAGTATGCGCCAGATTATTGGAAAATAGGGGAGGATGGTAAGGCAATTCTAAAAAGATCAACGGGGAAAAATAGTAATCAGATTTTAGAAGTCGAAGATTTTGAATTAGAAAAAAATAAATTAGCTGCTGAAGCTTGCCCAATGGGCTGTATTCAGATATTAGATGATAATGGAAAAGTTATAAAATAAATCATCCCTGGGGTTTTTTGTTTTAATTGTTTCCACACCGAGGCAAGCCTCGGTGTATTACTATGAATAAAAAATAGCCTCATAATAGAGGCTATTTTTTATTTATCTTTTTACCGATATAGTCTCTCCAGCTTCTGCGTCTGGAGCAATCACAGTTATTCTACCAGAATTTCCTGATTTTTTAATTTCATAACATACTCCATTTGGGTCGCAGACACCACTTGGGTCAAGCGGTATGTCTACTAAATATTCTTCGTTTGTAGTTAAAATAGACAGATCAATTAATCCTGTGCAATCTAAAGCATTTGTCTTACAAATTTCAGTTTGAGTTTGTGTAATTGTGGTTGGTAGGTTTCCATTGTTATCTACTCGATATTGATGAATTGCATTTAAAATTGTGTGTATTTCTACACTCCTTTCTGCATTTCTTGTTTCTTGAAAGCGTGTTTCAGGATCTATTATAAATACAACCATAGCATACAAAATAGCAATAATTGATATTGTAAGTAAAAGTTCTATCATTGTGAATCCTTTTTGATTTTTCATAATATTTTAATTTAAAAATCTGCAACTTCATCCCAAGAAACTAGATTTATATTAGGCGTTATTTGGTCTATTATAATTTCTATCTTTCTTGTGGAATTTCCAACTGTTCCTGTTGTTTTTATTTCTCTATTTTGGTCGTTTGAGATGGTTCCACCTCCTGTAACTTCTGATGTTGTGGTAGATCCATCGCTCATTGTAAATATAACCGTAACGGTTCCACCTTGAATTTGTTTATCAAATTCAAGTTTTAAGTCTAGTTGCGATCCGCCAGATAGCAGTATATAATCCGTCACATCTAAAAAAGTACCTGATGTTTTCTTTTTGTCCCAAATTTTATCGCCATCTATTCTAATTTTTTTTATTTTGTTTCCAGGGTCTCCTCCGGTCCAACTCACGGTCATTCCTGTAATAGTTATATCAGCTGTTGTTGAAGTGTTTTGCAAAGTAATCCCTTCTATATCATCACCACCTCCTGTATAAGTAAGTCCAGATATATCAACATTATTAAAATCTCCCTGGGTAGTTGCTGTAGATGTTGTAATAATTATTTCCATTGTGCACTGTCCATCATCTAAAAATATTGTATCTGTTCCAGAATATAACTCGGATTCATTTATTCTTTGGAGTGCTTCTTCTGCGCATATTTCTGCAGCATATTTTGCCTGGCTAAATTTTAGTGTGTCTGCATCTGTCCTTAAATAATCTGTTCCAAGAAATAACATAGTCAATACTATAGATAGACTGACCGCCCCCAATGTCAAAACACTTATAAGTGCTACAAATCCTTTATCGTCTAACAGTTGCTGATCCATAAAATGTTTTTTCATATTTAAATTCGTTTTGATTTGCTGGATTTTTATGTGCTATTGTTATCTCAACTCTAATAATACCAGTTGTAGAAGCTCTTGTAACATTTCTAAATACTATATTTGTAATATCAATAAGATTATTATTTAGTATAATTGGTGTTTGCACACCTTCTGTAATGAATAAATCTGTATTAGTAAGTGTAAAGGTCGTTGGATTTTTTGTGACATTACTCATAACCAAAGAAAGGTTACTGCTACTAGATCCAGCTGATGGGGAGTTTATAGAGCTGGCTTTTCTTATAGATTTTATTATTGTTCTTGCTATAAATTCTCCTTGTCTTTCTACTTCGTTTATTGTTTGATTTTTTGCTTTAGATTCCATTACCATTGTAACAAACAAAAACATACTTCCTAAAAAAAATACCAATATAGAAATATATAATATTAATTCAACAAGTGAAAATCCTTTTTTATTTTTTATAATTTTTTTCATAGACTAAAAAGAGAGTGGGGTAGGAGTATAAATTGAACCGTCCAGCATCAAAAAATCTATTGTAATTACTGTCCCAATCATACTTTTTGTGAAATAAAGTCTTAATTGTTTATTATCTGTAGGGGCTATTGCATAATCCGTAATGTCAACTTGTGTACCAGAGGACACGTTCGGATTCCACACATTTGTTCCGCCAATTCTTATTTTATCTAAAAGTGCTGCTGGATCTCCACCTGTCCATGTGATAGTCATTTCTACTATTGTAATATCACCAAAAGGCGCCAAACTTGATAAATAATTTCCAGAAACTCTTTTGTCACCTTTGTGAGTGTACGCCCCACTACTATCCATTGTTAAGTAGTAAGCTTCATTTTCTGACAAAACAAACGATACGACCATTGTCTTTGTAGATCCATCTAACATTGTAAATTCTACAGTTACAACAGTCCCGCTCATATCTTCTGTGAAGTGCAGTCTAAGTTCATCTGGATTTGCCCCACTAGTCAGAACGGTATCAGTAATATCAGCAGTAGCACCAGAGACAATATTTGGATTCCAAACTGTATTTCCACCTATTTTAATTCTGTCCAAAAGTGTACCTCCTATACCACCGGTCCAGCTTACGACCATTGAAGCTACTGTGATATCTCCAAAAGGAGCTGTATTACTTAGCTCTGTTCCATATATACGCTTATTCCCATTAGATAAATATGTTGTAGATGTGTTTACAGATAAATAACTAGCCTCATCTCCTGACAAAACAAACGATACGACCATTGTCTTTGTAGATCCATCTAACATTGTAAATTCTACAGTTACAACAGTCCCGCTCATATCTTTTGTGAATCGTAGTCTAAGTTCATCTGGATTTGCCCCACTAGTCAGAACGGTATCAGTAATATCAGCAGTAGCACCAGAGACAATATTTGGACTCCAAACAGTATTTCCTGCTATGTCTATTCGATCTAAAAGTGCTGCAGGATCTCCACCAGTCCAGCTTACGACCATTGAAGTGATAGTTATAGGTCCTGTGGAAGAAGTATTTTGTAAGGTTGTGCCGTATATTCTTTTGTTTGCATTTGTTAGGTATGTGTTTGCAGTGTCTATAGTTAAATAACTGGATTCTGTATCAGTACTTCCAGATCCGGGTGGGCGCCAATTTGTAAGACGTATTCCAAGCTGATAAGAAGATGTTGTATTTTCTCGCGGATTCCATGTAATTGTAGTTGTTGCAGATTTTCTATTTGTATCTATACTGCTAATATCTATAGTTCTTGTAAAAAAATTATCTGTTACATCCGGTGTTCCTGTTAAATCCCACTGGTTTGATACCAGTCCTAATCCATGTGTTCCGTCTGTTAATAATGTAAAATCATCATCTTTTATGTTTCTCAATGCTTCAACAGCTTCTTCTGCTAAAAGCGTAGCACGCCCTCTATCACCACTATTTACAGTTGTATCTTTTGTGTAAATCAAGGAACCGGCCATTGTAGTAACAAGCATTATAAATAATGCTCCGGAAAGAATAATTTCAACAAGTGAAAATCCTTTAATTTCCTTGAACACCTTTTTCATTAATTGTGATTGTTTTTGTTTCATTGTCTATTGTTAACTCTATATTTGCTATATTTTGTGGATCTCCTGTGAACTTACTAAATATAATATCTGTTGTTCCACTTACTATAACCCTCGCAGACATCTTTGTTATTTCTTCAAAAGAAAGGTCTCTTGTGGGGTAGTCTGTACCTTTAAATACAGTAATATCTTCATTCTCTATATGAACACTCCAATTATCGTCTTCTATCATATTTCTAGATAAAATCTGTGCCCTGTAAAGACTTGTTTTAAGCATTTCAGAGGCTAAATCGACATCATTTTTTGTTTGAAAAACAGAGTATATTGGTGCAGACACAGCTATTATAATTCCAAGTAGCGATATTACTAAAACCATTTCCAACAAAGTAAAACCTTTAGTTTTACAGATAGAAATATACATAAGATTACTCTAAAATGGTTATATAAGTACCTAATACCCATCCAGTTTCACCACTATCTAATGTTATTTTATACCATCCATTTTCTGTTTCAGAATAAATATAAGTATCGGTGGGCTCAACTTTTTCGATCAAACCACCGTTTAAAGATGGAGTACTACGCACATTTAAAAACCCAGTACCCGTAGGGAGAATCTCTAAAAGATTTTTAGGTTTTATGTTTGTTGTAGACTCACTCGTTGTCGATGTTTCTGTAGGCATTGTTTCAATAATATCTGTCTGTGTACTTATTGGTGGTGGGGAAGTTGGCTGATTTTGTTTTTTATTTTGAGACCCAACTCCAGCAACCAAATTGTAGATTGGTAGTATTACAGCCAAAGCTACCAAAAGAACACCCATCCATACTATAACTAACAAAATTGGTTCGAGCATTACACTTAGATTTTTTGTTGTTGTTTCTATTTTTGCGTCAAATTTTTTACCTATTTGAATAAGACTGGAACCTAGTTTACCAGACTGTTCTCCGGCTATAATAAGAGCTTGAACTGATACTGGTATTAATTTTTTTGAATATTTGTATTTTTTGAAACTCTCTTCTATAGACAGACCATTTTTTACATTGTCATGAAGTTTTTTATAAAATTTTGAATATAAGTTAAATTTACTAGCCTCTGATAGTGAGTCTAATGATTTTAAGATTGGAACACTAGCTTCTAATAGTGTTCCAAGAAAATAGCCCATTCTTGCTAACTCTACATATTGAATAAGTTTGGAAATTCCAGGTGTTTTAAACAACATCCAAAAACCAACAAAGTTCGTTTTTTTATATATAAACAAAAAGAAAAATAATAATAAAATAGTAATTATTAATATTGGGAAAAAAATAGATCCTTTTTCTGTTATAAAATTTGAAAAACCAATAAGAATTCTAGTAGCAAGAGGTAGCTCTACACCCAACGATGTAAAAATACCAGTAAGCCTCGGAAGTACAAAAAAAGCTGTTCCAAGACCAATTACTAGTGTAAGTGAAATAACAAAACTTGGATACAACATTGCAGATCTAATTTTTGAATTATAGACTTGTTCTTTTCTTTGTTGTTCTAAAATTAAATTAAGGTTTTCTGCCATTGTCCCGCTCTCTTCTCCCATTTTTACCAAAGATATAAAATATTCTGAAAGTATGTTTGTTTTTTGAAAAGTTTTCCACAGCGATTCACCTGCATCAACATTTCTGGAAATGTAGGTAATGGCAAATTTCATTGCCCAAGTTTTACTTTCTTTTTTAAGAATAGATAATATTTTACTAATACCCATCCCAGAGCCATATAATAAAGAAAAGTTCTCGATAAATATATTTTTTTCTTTTTTAGATATCAAAATTCTAGTTAGAAATAACTTTCTTTTTATACTTTTTTTATTATATTTCTTTTTACTTTTTCTTTTTACTTTTTTTTTCATAATGTTTTTTGTTTGTAAGTTGTTCATTTACCCCAGCAACCCGCATTACTTCTTCTAGTGTTGTCACACCTTGACGTACTTTAATAATACCATCTTCCATAAGGCTTTTAGTACCCTTCTCCCTCGCTATCCTCCATATGTGCTGTGCCGATGGTTTTTCTAGGATTAAACTTTTTAATTCTCTATCTATCTCTAAAAATTCATAAATACCAACACGACCACTGTAGCCAATACCGGAACAGGTTGCACAAGTTTTTCCATATCTATCCTCACCCTTTCCTTTGTACAGGCGAACGCTTTTTTCTGGAAAATGTATCTTGTGAGAGTGGGGAAGTTCTTTTTTGATATAAGAGTGTGAAGCTGTAAAACTAACCTTGCACTGCTGACAAATTCGCCTTACAAGCCTTTGAGAAATTATAAGTTCCAGTGTGGATGATAAAAGAAAAGTCTCAGCACCCATAAAAGTCATACGAGGTAGGGAAGAGGCGGCATTGTTTGCATGAAAAGTAGATAAAAGAAGGTGTCCTGTAAGTGCAGCATTTAGTGCTATGTCAACAGTTTCTTTATCACGGATTTCTCCAACAAGAACAACATCTGGGTCTTGACGAACAATAGAGCGCAAACCTTTTGAGAAGGTTATTTTCTTCCCTTCGTTTACCTGAATCTGATTAATTCCTGGAATTCTATACTCAACAGGATCTTCAATAGTCGTAATGTTAATTTCTGGAGTATTTATATATTTTAAAATGGAGTAAAGAGTAGTTGTTTTACCTGAACCTGTTGGGCCTGTTACTAAAATCATACCAAAAGGTTTTTTAGCATTTTTTTCTATAATCTCTTGATTTTCTTGTGATATTCCCAAATCTTCAAAAGTAAAACCTTTTACATAGTGAGATAAAATTCTAGCAGCAATTTTCTCTCCTCTTATTGTTGGGATAATAGAAATACGCATATTTACAGTTTCTCCACCAGTTTCTACATTTATACCACCATCTTGGATTGTTTGGTGCTCGTCTATCCTTAATCTTGCTAAAATTTTTATTCTGTTTAAAACATTACTATAAAATTGTTTTGGTATGTTACCAGCCTCTTTAAGTACACCATCTATACGAAATCTCACTACCACATCTTTTTCTTCTGGCTCAAAATGGACATCGGACGCTCCAAAAAGTACAGCATCGTGAAAAATTTCATTTAATATATCTGGAGCCACCGTTACACCTTCTTTGATAATCTTACTAAATCTGGTGATTAATTTTTTTTTGTAATATAGTAAAATTCCCTCTATATCTTCTGGTAATGAAAAGGCTATTTTTATTTTTTTACCCTTGAATTCTCGTTTTATGGCAGACTTAAGCCCATGTTTTTTGGGATTGTCTGTGGTAACCACAACTAGCCCTTTTTCTTTTTTAAATAAAATAGCATTAAATTTTACAGCTATTTTTTCTGAAAGTTTAAGAACAATTTCTTTTGATGGAACAGAGGCACCTAAGTTTATGTAGGAGGTTTTATAAAATTCTGCTATTGCTTGACCTAGGAGATCTTTACTCAATAAATTTCTAGAAAGTAGATAATCTTCTAGTTTTGCGTGCTGATGTTTAATAATTCTTCTTGCTTGGGACAGTTCTTTTTTTGTAATATAATCTCCAGCAAGTAAAATTTGAGCTATTTGTTTATTATCAAAAGGCATAATTTAGACAGACAAGTTTTATTTAATTATTTTACGTATTTTTTTACTTCTTTTACAAGGTCTAGTAGTGAGACATCTGTTTTTATAAAATACCCTTTTACACTTTTGTATCCT from Candidatus Magasanikbacteria bacterium includes the following:
- a CDS encoding ferredoxin, which encodes MSKIIQNKENCIGCNSCIEYAPDYWKIGEDGKAILKRSTGKNSNQILEVEDFELEKNKLAAEACPMGCIQILDDNGKVIK
- a CDS encoding HD domain-containing protein, producing MVKPARILGLNHELCSASAIGHDIGHTPFGHAGESFLAEVTGKKFRHNIFSVVIAQFIERTGSGLGLTHQTLSGMKNHSRGGGDVVSDLKASLEDNLLMLGDKIAYTWSDINDIFFRLKLLDIADFPELQILMNWFGNNQRERMKTCIIGLCNESVEKNTISFIDSDAGAKFNRIKKLCMKKIW
- a CDS encoding type II secretion system F family protein, whose amino-acid sequence is MKKKVKRKSKKKYNKKSIKRKLFLTRILISKKEKNIFIENFSLLYGSGMGISKILSILKKESKTWAMKFAITYISRNVDAGESLWKTFQKTNILSEYFISLVKMGEESGTMAENLNLILEQQRKEQVYNSKIRSAMLYPSFVISLTLVIGLGTAFFVLPRLTGIFTSLGVELPLATRILIGFSNFITEKGSIFFPILIITILLLFFFLFIYKKTNFVGFWMLFKTPGISKLIQYVELARMGYFLGTLLEASVPILKSLDSLSEASKFNLYSKFYKKLHDNVKNGLSIEESFKKYKYSKKLIPVSVQALIIAGEQSGKLGSSLIQIGKKFDAKIETTTKNLSVMLEPILLVIVWMGVLLVALAVILPIYNLVAGVGSQNKKQNQPTSPPPISTQTDIIETMPTETSTTSESTTNIKPKNLLEILPTGTGFLNVRSTPSLNGGLIEKVEPTDTYIYSETENGWYKITLDSGETGWVLGTYITILE
- a CDS encoding type II secretion system GspH family protein, whose protein sequence is MKNQKGFTMIELLLTISIIAILYAMVVFIIDPETRFQETRNAERSVEIHTILNAIHQYRVDNNGNLPTTITQTQTEICKTNALDCTGLIDLSILTTNEEYLVDIPLDPSGVCDPNGVCYEIKKSGNSGRITVIAPDAEAGETISVKR
- a CDS encoding exonuclease domain-containing protein → MKSDKKRIFVDLEYVYPGMTRESGRPTEKEQRQVTQIAAILVNSKTNEELGFFDILVKPPFTKILPEFSTELTGITQKQMDKKGINFKEALEKFYNFCGDNTIWTFNADFGVFLQNCNYHNISFLYKNRPFIKVKQKLPFWGVDPDKYSSGTLYKAVGLKMDGHTHNALHDVRSMSAAVHKFEQTIGFAPSK
- a CDS encoding U32 family peptidase → MKKREIEIMSPAGSFESLYSAIKAGANSVYFGIDKLNMRARAAVNFTIEDLEKIVKICNENSVKTYLTVNIVLYNHDLKQMKKVCDSAKKAGITAIIAADISAIQYANSIDLQVHISTQANVSNIEAVKFYSKFSDVVVLARELTFGQIKDICETIKNENILGKSGELLRIEIFVHGALCVAISGKCYMSLATHNSSANRGACLQNCRRTYRVIEEDTGNELVIDNKFVMSPKDLCTVGYIDKILEAGVCVLKIEGRGRSADYVYTTTKVYREASDSYLEGDFTKEKIIKWIDELKKVFNRGFWYGGYYLGKKQEEWSASYGSQSTKERLFVGRVVHYYPKVGIAEIKLETKDVLEGEEVCITGPTTGILKEKVAGLRVEGEKFNKSKKGDIITFKVSERVRKNDKLFVIRDRKYVQNYTK
- a CDS encoding prepilin-type N-terminal cleavage/methylation domain-containing protein, translated to MKKIIKNKKGFSLVELILYISILVFFLGSMFLFVTMVMESKAKNQTINEVERQGEFIARTIIKSIRKASSINSPSAGSSSSNLSLVMSNVTKNPTTFTLTNTDLFITEGVQTPIILNNNLIDITNIVFRNVTRASTTGIIRVEITIAHKNPANQNEFKYEKTFYGSATVRR
- a CDS encoding type II secretion system GspH family protein, coding for MYISICKTKGFTLLEMVLVISLLGIIIAVSAPIYSVFQTKNDVDLASEMLKTSLYRAQILSRNMIEDDNWSVHIENEDITVFKGTDYPTRDLSFEEITKMSARVIVSGTTDIIFSKFTGDPQNIANIELTIDNETKTITINEKGVQGN